Proteins encoded within one genomic window of Spirochaetota bacterium:
- a CDS encoding DUF58 domain-containing protein: protein MLSEEILKKIQGLHFKTRRLASDLFAGQYVSAFKGRGIEFAEVREYTPGDDIRTIDWNVSARFGHPFVKVFHEERELTVILLLDISGSHFFGTRGRLKRELLAEVAGMLAFLAIRTNDKVGALLFSSKVEKYIPPKKGASHVWRLIKEIFTYKPEDLTTNLDTALTYLNKICRRHAIVFLISDCIDEGFEKTLRLTAKRHDLTVIHIIDPSEEVLPDVGLISMRDPETGENVIINSSNRYVRKRWSNYITEEKRKLKDLLNNLGVDMVELTTNGLVVEPLMRLFERKGRRQ from the coding sequence ATGCTATCAGAGGAGATTCTTAAAAAGATACAAGGCCTTCACTTTAAAACTAGGAGGTTGGCTAGTGATCTATTTGCAGGTCAATATGTAAGTGCTTTTAAAGGGCGAGGAATAGAGTTTGCAGAGGTTAGAGAATATACACCAGGAGATGATATCCGTACAATTGATTGGAATGTGTCGGCTCGATTTGGCCATCCCTTTGTGAAGGTTTTTCATGAAGAGAGGGAATTAACCGTAATACTTCTTTTGGATATCTCCGGTTCTCACTTTTTCGGTACTAGGGGAAGGCTGAAGAGGGAATTGCTGGCAGAGGTGGCGGGCATGTTAGCCTTTCTTGCCATAAGGACCAATGATAAGGTTGGCGCTCTTTTGTTCAGTTCAAAGGTGGAGAAATATATACCACCAAAGAAGGGCGCATCACATGTATGGAGACTTATTAAGGAGATATTCACCTATAAACCTGAGGATTTAACTACAAATCTGGATACAGCACTGACCTACTTGAATAAGATTTGCAGAAGGCATGCGATTGTTTTTTTGATCTCTGATTGCATAGATGAGGGATTTGAAAAAACACTACGCCTAACTGCAAAGAGGCATGATCTCACTGTAATTCACATAATTGATCCCTCTGAAGAGGTTCTTCCTGATGTTGGCCTAATAAGCATGCGCGATCCTGAGACTGGTGAGAATGTTATCATAAATAGCTCTAATAGATATGTAAGAAAAAGGTGGTCAAATTATATAACCGAAGAAAAAAGAAAATTAAAGGATTTGTTAAACAATTTAGGCGTGGATATGGTTGAATTAACTACCAATGGTTTGGTGGTTGAGCCTTTGATGCGTCTTTTTGAGAGGAAGGGTAGACGTCAATGA